One Pseudodesulfovibrio cashew DNA window includes the following coding sequences:
- a CDS encoding selenium metabolism-associated LysR family transcriptional regulator has protein sequence MDVRKLEAFCRVYELENFSKAGELMFLSQPTISSHVANLEEELGVRLFDRMGRKVMATQAGHVLYRSAKSVFETLEQAKASIELLRDKVTGELLVGCSTIPSYALLPEMLSGFSVQYPEVRFTIETRDSAEVIKHVASGDWPVGIVGKRPEEDSLAAELLAEDEIVVVASADATWLPPEEGPISLETLVKLPWVMRERGSGTRNVLELALNKAGKSLQALNVRCLIDSTCNSIAHTVGGLGVTVTSLLATKELLDRGELKRLDVPELAGKRRFYLIYHRDRHMFPALKTFIDYARR, from the coding sequence ATGGATGTCCGTAAGCTTGAGGCGTTTTGCAGGGTTTATGAGTTGGAGAATTTTTCAAAGGCTGGGGAGTTGATGTTTCTTTCTCAGCCGACTATCTCATCCCATGTGGCAAACCTGGAAGAGGAGTTGGGTGTCAGGCTATTCGACCGTATGGGTCGCAAGGTCATGGCCACTCAGGCCGGGCACGTACTCTATCGTAGCGCGAAATCCGTTTTTGAGACCCTTGAGCAAGCCAAGGCTTCTATTGAGTTGCTGCGTGACAAGGTGACGGGTGAGTTGCTGGTGGGGTGCTCAACTATTCCTTCCTATGCGCTTCTTCCGGAAATGCTGTCAGGCTTTAGCGTCCAATACCCCGAGGTCCGCTTCACCATTGAAACCCGCGATTCAGCCGAGGTCATCAAGCACGTAGCTTCAGGCGATTGGCCGGTCGGCATCGTCGGCAAGCGCCCTGAGGAGGACTCCCTTGCAGCCGAGCTGTTGGCGGAAGATGAAATCGTGGTTGTGGCTTCTGCAGACGCGACTTGGCTTCCTCCCGAAGAGGGGCCCATCTCTTTGGAGACATTGGTCAAACTGCCTTGGGTTATGCGCGAGAGGGGATCGGGGACTAGAAATGTACTTGAACTTGCCCTTAATAAAGCGGGCAAGTCCCTCCAGGCGCTCAATGTCCGTTGCCTGATCGATAGCACCTGCAATTCAATCGCCCACACGGTAGGTGGACTCGGTGTAACCGTAACGTCGCTGCTTGCCACCAAGGAGTTGTTGGATCGGGGTGAGCTCAAGCGTCTTGATGTTCCGGAATTGGCAGGAAAACGCCGTTTTTATCTGATCTACCACCGGGACAGGCACATGTTCCCCGCCTTGAAGACTTTTATTGATTACGCTCGACGGTAA
- the secY gene encoding preprotein translocase subunit SecY: protein MSMSGVENLARVPELKKKLLWTFALLAVYRMGIHIPIPGVDSGALSEFFAQAQNTLFGVFDMFSGGGLKNMSIFALGIMPYISASIILQLLTVVSPELKRLQKEEGEAGRKKITQYTRYGTVLITIVQGFAIATGLESAASPTGASMVLHPGWGFKLMTILTLTAGTVFLMWLGEQMTEKGIGNGISLIIYAGIIAGLPAAVMNTVQLMSVGEITLFVLLLIGACMVVTLAFIVFMERGQRRIPIHYAKRQQGRRMFGGQTTHLPLKINTAGVIPPIFASSILMFPATVAQFSNVQWLKDISSFMRPDSIVYNILYIGIIMFFCYFYTAIMFDPKGIAENIQKQGGFIPGIRPGARTREYIDRVLARITLWGGFYVSLVCVLPMFLISNFGVPFYFGGTSLLIVVGVAMDFMGQIESYLISRQYEGLMGKAGKGR from the coding sequence GTGTCGATGTCAGGAGTTGAGAATCTTGCCCGGGTGCCAGAGCTGAAAAAGAAGCTGCTCTGGACGTTCGCACTGCTTGCTGTCTACCGGATGGGCATCCATATCCCTATTCCTGGGGTCGACAGCGGAGCACTGTCCGAGTTCTTCGCGCAAGCGCAGAACACCCTGTTCGGCGTTTTTGACATGTTCTCTGGCGGTGGCCTGAAAAACATGTCCATCTTCGCCCTGGGCATCATGCCTTACATCTCGGCTTCAATCATCCTGCAGCTCCTGACCGTTGTGTCGCCCGAGCTGAAGCGCCTCCAGAAGGAGGAGGGTGAAGCCGGACGGAAAAAGATAACCCAGTACACCAGATACGGCACCGTGCTCATTACCATCGTGCAGGGCTTTGCCATTGCCACAGGTCTTGAGTCCGCTGCCAGCCCCACCGGGGCGTCCATGGTGCTTCACCCCGGATGGGGGTTCAAGCTGATGACCATCTTGACCCTCACCGCGGGCACCGTGTTCCTGATGTGGCTGGGTGAACAGATGACGGAAAAGGGTATCGGCAACGGTATCTCCCTGATCATCTACGCGGGTATCATCGCCGGCCTTCCAGCTGCAGTGATGAATACCGTGCAGTTGATGTCCGTGGGTGAAATCACTCTGTTCGTGTTGCTGCTCATTGGAGCCTGCATGGTCGTGACCCTGGCGTTCATCGTCTTCATGGAGCGCGGTCAACGCAGGATTCCGATTCACTATGCCAAGCGTCAGCAGGGGCGGCGCATGTTCGGCGGGCAGACTACGCATCTGCCGCTCAAGATCAACACCGCTGGTGTTATCCCGCCGATCTTCGCGTCTTCCATCCTGATGTTCCCGGCGACGGTTGCGCAGTTCTCGAACGTGCAGTGGCTGAAGGACATTTCCTCCTTCATGCGCCCTGACTCCATCGTCTACAACATCCTGTATATTGGAATCATCATGTTCTTCTGCTACTTCTACACGGCGATCATGTTTGATCCCAAGGGAATCGCTGAGAACATCCAGAAGCAGGGCGGTTTTATCCCAGGCATTCGCCCGGGAGCCCGCACCCGCGAATACATTGACCGTGTTTTGGCCCGGATCACCCTCTGGGGCGGTTTCTACGTGTCCCTGGTTTGTGTCCTGCCCATGTTCCTGATTTCGAACTTCGGCGTGCCGTTCTATTTCGGCGGTACCTCGTTGCTTATCGTAGTCGGCGTGGCCATGGACTTCATGGGGCAGATCGAGTCCTATCTGATATCCCGTCAGTACGAGGGCTTGATGGGCAAGGCCGGCAAGGGGAGATAA
- the rpsK gene encoding 30S ribosomal protein S11, producing MARPRRAGKKKEKKSIPVGIAHVKATFNNTIVTFTDVKGNVVSWASAGAHFKGSRKSTPFAAQMAAEAAAKRAQDSGMRTVGIYVKGPGSGREAAMRAINNAGFKVTFIRDITPIPHNGCRPPKRRRV from the coding sequence ATGGCTAGACCTCGTCGAGCTGGGAAGAAAAAAGAGAAGAAAAGCATTCCCGTAGGCATCGCCCACGTCAAGGCCACGTTCAACAACACGATCGTGACCTTTACCGATGTCAAGGGCAATGTCGTCAGTTGGGCTTCCGCAGGCGCTCATTTCAAGGGTTCCCGCAAGTCCACTCCTTTTGCGGCACAGATGGCTGCTGAAGCAGCCGCCAAGCGTGCTCAGGATTCCGGCATGCGCACCGTCGGCATTTACGTCAAGGGACCCGGTTCCGGACGTGAGGCCGCCATGCGCGCCATCAACAACGCTGGTTTCAAGGTAACCTTCATTCGCGACATCACCCCGATTCCGCACAACGGTTGCCGTCCGCCCAAACGCCGCAGGGTTTAA
- the rpsD gene encoding 30S ribosomal protein S4, whose product MARYTQAKCKLCRREGEKLFLKGDRCYTDKCAYEKRPYPPGHSGRMRHKMSDYAVQLREKQKVRRMYGVLEGQFRDYYHRADGMKGVTGHNLLMLLERRLDNVIFRLGFANSRDQARQLVRHGIFKLNGRRVNIPSMQVKPEDVIEVRDEARKIPVIGEAQEVIARRGCPEWLESDGANFKGTVKAMPSREDIQFPINEQLIVELYSK is encoded by the coding sequence GTGGCAAGATATACTCAAGCAAAATGCAAGCTGTGCCGCCGCGAGGGAGAAAAGCTCTTCCTCAAGGGTGATCGCTGCTACACCGACAAATGCGCTTACGAAAAGCGTCCGTACCCTCCGGGACACTCCGGCCGCATGCGCCACAAGATGAGCGACTACGCCGTTCAGCTTCGTGAAAAGCAGAAGGTTCGCCGCATGTACGGCGTGCTCGAAGGCCAGTTCCGCGACTACTATCATCGTGCAGATGGCATGAAAGGCGTCACTGGTCACAACCTGTTGATGCTCCTCGAGCGCCGTCTTGACAACGTCATTTTCCGCCTTGGTTTCGCCAACTCCCGCGACCAGGCGCGCCAGTTGGTTCGCCACGGCATTTTCAAGCTGAATGGCCGCCGCGTGAACATTCCGTCCATGCAGGTCAAGCCCGAAGACGTTATTGAGGTTCGTGATGAAGCTCGCAAGATTCCCGTGATCGGCGAAGCTCAGGAAGTCATTGCTCGCCGCGGCTGCCCCGAGTGGCTGGAGTCCGACGGCGCCAACTTCAAGGGCACGGTCAAGGCCATGCCGAGCCGGGAAGACATCCAGTTCCCGATCAACGAGCAGCTGATTGTCGAATTGTACTCCAAGTAA
- a CDS encoding DNA-directed RNA polymerase subunit alpha, with protein sequence MLIENGDKLINTRNWSELVKPEKLVRDPKSGVNYGKFICEPLERGYATTIGNAMRRVLLSSMQGCAIVAASIEGVQHEFTTMPGVLEDMTEVVLNLKQVRIAMTTDEPQRLVLEADKKGKVTAGMIQENQNVKVLNTDQLIATLTEDRPLKMELEVRMGKGYVPADMHEGLTDEIGSIILDASFSPVKKVAYSVEQARVGQMTNYDKLILEVWTDGSVSPEDACAYSAKILKDQLSVFINFDELSSEAAEEEEDSIDLNPNLFKSIDELELSVRATNCLKAANIQLVGELVQRSEQTMLKTKNFGRKSLDEIRRVLDSMTLKFGMNVEDFDKKYQEWLKRKEKNEA encoded by the coding sequence ATGCTTATTGAGAACGGCGACAAACTTATCAACACCCGCAACTGGAGTGAACTCGTCAAGCCTGAAAAGCTTGTGCGCGATCCCAAGTCCGGCGTGAATTACGGGAAGTTCATCTGTGAACCTCTTGAGCGCGGCTATGCCACCACCATCGGCAATGCCATGCGCCGGGTCCTTCTGTCCTCTATGCAGGGGTGTGCCATTGTTGCCGCCTCCATCGAGGGCGTGCAGCACGAGTTCACAACCATGCCGGGTGTCCTGGAAGACATGACCGAAGTGGTGTTGAACCTCAAGCAGGTTCGCATCGCCATGACCACCGATGAGCCTCAACGTCTCGTTCTCGAGGCCGACAAGAAGGGCAAGGTCACCGCCGGCATGATCCAGGAGAATCAGAACGTCAAAGTCCTGAACACCGATCAGCTCATCGCCACCCTGACCGAGGACCGTCCCCTGAAGATGGAACTCGAAGTCCGCATGGGCAAGGGTTATGTCCCGGCCGACATGCACGAGGGGCTCACCGACGAGATCGGCTCCATCATCCTTGATGCCAGCTTCTCTCCCGTGAAGAAGGTGGCCTACTCGGTGGAGCAGGCTCGCGTCGGGCAGATGACTAACTACGATAAACTCATCCTGGAAGTCTGGACCGACGGTTCCGTATCCCCCGAGGATGCCTGTGCATACAGCGCCAAAATCCTGAAGGACCAGCTCTCCGTGTTCATCAACTTCGATGAACTCTCTTCCGAGGCTGCCGAGGAAGAAGAGGATTCCATCGATCTGAACCCGAATCTCTTCAAGTCCATTGATGAACTCGAACTTTCCGTTCGAGCCACCAATTGCTTGAAGGCCGCCAACATCCAGTTGGTCGGTGAGTTGGTACAGCGTAGTGAGCAGACCATGCTCAAGACCAAGAACTTCGGCCGCAAGTCTCTCGACGAGATTCGCCGTGTCCTTGACAGCATGACGCTCAAGTTCGGTATGAACGTCGAGGATTTTGACAAGAAGTACCAGGAATGGTTGAAGAGGAAAGAGAAAAATGAGGCATAG
- the map gene encoding type I methionyl aminopeptidase: MKKFRGVFLKNEKEIGLMREANRIVSRILDELGENVKPGVSTMVFEEVCQARCKEFGVRPAFLGYQGFPYALCCSVNEEIVHGFPSRERILEEGDIVSFDMGVVYNGFYGDSARTFGVGEVDAETQKLMDVTRESLYKGIDKAWPGNNLYDISAAIQSYVEGFGFGIVRRFVGHGIGSHLHEKPEIPNFVPRGIAGVPLKAGMVLAIEPMVTAGSYEVEILDDKWTAVTKDRKMSAHFEHTIAVTSDGPMILSLSD, encoded by the coding sequence TTGAAAAAGTTCAGGGGGGTCTTCCTCAAGAATGAAAAAGAGATTGGCCTCATGCGTGAGGCCAATCGTATTGTTTCCCGAATCCTCGACGAACTCGGGGAGAACGTCAAACCAGGCGTCTCCACCATGGTGTTCGAGGAAGTCTGCCAGGCTCGCTGCAAGGAGTTCGGCGTTCGCCCGGCATTTCTGGGGTATCAGGGTTTTCCCTATGCCCTCTGCTGCTCTGTGAATGAAGAGATCGTGCACGGCTTCCCCTCCAGGGAGCGCATCCTCGAAGAGGGCGACATCGTCAGCTTCGACATGGGGGTGGTGTACAACGGGTTCTACGGAGACTCCGCCCGCACTTTTGGTGTGGGAGAAGTTGATGCCGAAACGCAAAAACTCATGGACGTAACCCGAGAGTCTCTTTACAAGGGTATCGATAAAGCCTGGCCCGGCAACAACCTGTATGACATCTCCGCGGCAATCCAGTCATACGTTGAAGGGTTCGGCTTTGGTATAGTCCGACGATTTGTCGGCCACGGGATCGGAAGCCATCTCCATGAGAAGCCCGAGATCCCCAACTTCGTTCCCAGGGGCATAGCCGGCGTTCCTCTCAAAGCCGGCATGGTGCTTGCCATTGAGCCGATGGTCACGGCTGGGAGCTATGAAGTGGAAATACTGGACGACAAATGGACCGCCGTCACCAAGGACAGGAAAATGTCCGCTCATTTCGAGCATACGATTGCGGTCACGAGCGACGGACCTATGATATTGAGCTTGTCCGACTGA
- the rpsM gene encoding 30S ribosomal protein S13 codes for MARIAGVDLPRNKRMDIALTYIYGIGRTMALKILTDTNIDWQTNSDNLTADEVTAIRSEIENNYKVEGDLRREITTNIKRLMDIGCYRGLRHRRGLPVRGQKSKTNARTRKGPRRSVMGRKKK; via the coding sequence ATGGCACGTATAGCTGGTGTTGATTTGCCGAGAAACAAGCGCATGGACATTGCGCTTACCTACATCTACGGCATCGGCCGGACCATGGCCCTGAAGATTCTTACGGATACCAACATCGACTGGCAGACCAACAGTGATAATCTCACTGCTGATGAAGTCACCGCCATCCGTAGCGAAATCGAAAACAACTACAAGGTTGAAGGTGATCTCCGCCGTGAAATCACCACCAACATCAAGCGTCTGATGGACATTGGTTGCTACCGTGGCCTCCGTCATCGTCGCGGTCTGCCCGTTCGCGGTCAGAAATCCAAGACCAACGCTCGCACCCGCAAGGGACCTCGCCGTTCCGTGATGGGCCGCAAGAAGAAATAG
- a CDS encoding menaquinone biosynthetic enzyme MqnA/MqnD family protein — translation MRLGKIGYLNVLPIYHPLENGLIDNDFDIVSGPPSALNKLMDAGELDLSAASSIEYARHPEKYYLIPDIAIGSRGPVQSVLLLSRFPVQDLAGKRLLVSSQTHTSAALLKILMLEWDVTVEYITGDATSQLEQGERPDAILAIGDEALNLRYHPDYPHRVDLGEAWRDLTGLPFIFGVWIARRDSLAAHGDRIREACAKLIEARHWGSDHLGDMCVLAAGDSCLNETEMCSYFDGLVYEFGERELEGLTRFYRHLADKGMIPDVPPLAFLP, via the coding sequence ATGCGCCTTGGGAAAATCGGCTATCTCAATGTCCTCCCCATTTATCATCCGTTGGAAAACGGATTGATCGACAACGACTTCGACATCGTTTCCGGCCCTCCTTCCGCACTGAACAAGCTGATGGATGCGGGCGAACTGGACCTTTCGGCAGCCTCATCCATCGAATACGCGAGGCATCCGGAAAAGTACTATCTGATCCCTGACATCGCCATTGGTAGTCGGGGACCGGTCCAGTCCGTACTCCTGCTGAGTCGCTTTCCGGTCCAGGATCTGGCCGGGAAACGATTGCTGGTAAGCTCTCAGACCCACACCTCGGCCGCACTGCTCAAGATACTTATGCTGGAATGGGATGTTACCGTGGAATACATAACCGGAGACGCTACGTCGCAACTGGAACAGGGAGAACGCCCTGACGCGATTCTGGCAATCGGCGACGAGGCGCTTAACCTGCGCTACCACCCGGATTATCCGCACAGGGTGGACCTGGGGGAAGCATGGCGAGACCTGACGGGCCTACCCTTTATCTTCGGCGTCTGGATCGCCCGCCGCGACAGTCTGGCCGCTCATGGAGATCGTATTCGCGAAGCCTGCGCCAAACTCATTGAGGCGAGGCATTGGGGCTCCGACCACCTGGGCGACATGTGCGTACTAGCCGCAGGTGACTCCTGTCTGAACGAAACCGAGATGTGCTCCTACTTCGACGGGCTTGTCTATGAGTTCGGAGAACGTGAGTTAGAAGGCCTTACCCGCTTTTATCGACACCTTGCGGACAAGGGAATGATACCCGATGTGCCGCCGCTGGCTTTTTTGCCATAA
- the rplO gene encoding 50S ribosomal protein L15 — MRLHELYAFPEEYKNRKRIGRGSGSGWGKTAGKGHKGQNARAGGGVRPGFEGGQMPLARRLPKRGFKNPFRVEYEAVNVGRLIAMFDGKDEITVADMYERGVVANGAPVKVLGTGEVDKAVTIEAHRFSASAAEKIAKAGGTAKAIEG, encoded by the coding sequence ATGAGACTTCATGAACTGTATGCTTTCCCGGAAGAGTACAAGAACCGCAAGCGCATAGGTCGCGGCTCCGGCTCCGGCTGGGGCAAGACTGCGGGCAAGGGCCACAAAGGCCAGAATGCTCGTGCCGGCGGCGGTGTCCGTCCCGGTTTCGAGGGTGGCCAGATGCCTCTGGCTCGCCGTCTGCCCAAGCGCGGTTTCAAGAATCCCTTCCGTGTGGAATATGAGGCCGTGAACGTGGGCCGTCTGATCGCCATGTTCGATGGCAAGGACGAGATCACTGTCGCCGACATGTACGAGCGCGGCGTTGTCGCCAACGGCGCTCCCGTCAAGGTGCTCGGTACCGGCGAAGTGGACAAGGCCGTGACCATTGAGGCTCACCGCTTCAGTGCTTCCGCTGCCGAAAAGATCGCCAAGGCCGGCGGTACCGCCAAGGCCATTGAAGGCTAA
- the rplQ gene encoding 50S ribosomal protein L17 — protein sequence MRHRKSGRKLNRTNTHRAAMFKNMARALLTYEQIRTTEAKAKELRRIVDKLITLALRNDVHTRRQAYKVLGSHQMVQRLFDEIGPRFEGGAGGYTRIVKLSQPRKGDCAPMVIIELTKKASPEAEKGSDESAAEAKED from the coding sequence ATGAGGCATAGAAAATCAGGCCGCAAGCTGAACCGGACCAATACTCACCGCGCCGCCATGTTCAAGAATATGGCCCGCGCGCTTCTTACCTACGAACAGATCCGCACCACTGAAGCCAAGGCCAAGGAACTGCGTCGCATCGTCGACAAGCTCATCACCCTGGCATTGCGCAATGATGTCCACACCCGCCGTCAGGCCTACAAGGTGTTGGGCAGCCACCAGATGGTGCAGCGTCTCTTTGACGAAATCGGTCCTCGTTTCGAGGGCGGTGCCGGTGGTTACACCCGCATCGTCAAGCTCTCTCAGCCCAGAAAGGGCGATTGTGCTCCCATGGTCATCATTGAGCTGACCAAGAAGGCGAGCCCGGAAGCCGAAAAGGGTTCCGACGAGAGTGCTGCCGAAGCCAAGGAAGATTAG
- the rpmJ gene encoding 50S ribosomal protein L36 codes for MKVRPSVKKMCSKCKVIRRNGILRVICENPRHKQRQG; via the coding sequence ATGAAAGTCAGACCTTCTGTTAAGAAAATGTGTTCCAAGTGCAAAGTAATCAGGCGCAACGGCATTCTGCGGGTGATCTGTGAGAACCCCCGCCACAAGCAGCGCCAAGGATAA